One genomic region from Saprospiraceae bacterium encodes:
- a CDS encoding DUF4838 domain-containing protein — MKKFCSHFGISYFLLFGTIILLLATAQDVYAQTKKKKSGVVAPIPPKEPEPTYQLHLTHQGNTLYRLVLPVHATKNELYAAEVLQKYILQISGAALPILHSDQGISPYEILIGQNERLNELDRVIDLNGLKKAGFHILTDQTRLIIAGGLDKGSLYGVYTFLENYLQCRLYSPGVKIIPKQTQIVLPAIDDRQVPVIDFRDTHYKVTWDKEYIDWHKLNHDEQGGRSAWGSWVHTFNDLLPPDIYYQDHPEYFAEVRGKRIPTQPCLSNPAVLEIVNQNLRKKIAENPGAQYWSVSQNDNRDYCTCDQCRKIDESQGSPSGSIIRFVNEVAAQFPDKLISTLAYEYGRHAPKTLIPAENVNIMLCSIEALRHKPIAEDSASMDFVKDLEDWGRIAKDIIIWDYVIQFPNLLAPFPNLHVLQPNIQLFVKNGVNAMFEQGNREVGGEFAELRAYLISKLLWDPNLSVDSLMEDFLYGYYGAAGSSIKKYIVEMETALRQSGKPLRIFGSPIEADQSYLTPDLLKRYNILFDEAEMAVKDSASLLERVRISRLPIQFAIMEQAKKNWTGEQGLFVKQDNQWEVRTSIRAMIDPFTDLCIRQGVTRVKEWSTSPEEYRASMYRLFSKGMNEHLAFGKPVIILSPDSNAITPAQKMMLTDGIRGGHDYAYNWMTTQGKDLEVIIDLEEVKLVHRIESAYFQYAFWLRILPVRVEYATSADGLTYVSAGSIENTLPIDQYGGQQRDFISEFDTRKARYIKIKAVSLGNTPGWHPGAGRPANMSIDEIVVE; from the coding sequence ATGAAAAAGTTTTGTTCTCATTTTGGCATCTCTTATTTTCTGCTTTTTGGTACAATCATTTTGCTACTGGCTACTGCTCAGGATGTATATGCGCAAACCAAAAAAAAGAAATCGGGGGTGGTGGCTCCAATCCCTCCTAAAGAGCCGGAACCAACTTACCAGCTTCACTTGACCCATCAGGGTAATACCTTGTATAGATTAGTCCTCCCGGTCCATGCTACCAAAAATGAACTCTATGCTGCCGAAGTCTTACAAAAGTATATCCTACAAATTTCAGGGGCAGCGCTTCCCATCCTGCATTCTGATCAGGGGATAAGTCCTTATGAAATATTGATTGGACAGAATGAAAGACTGAATGAATTGGATAGAGTGATTGATTTGAATGGACTTAAGAAAGCAGGTTTTCACATCCTGACGGATCAGACCAGGCTTATTATAGCCGGAGGGCTTGATAAAGGATCTTTATATGGAGTGTATACTTTTTTGGAAAATTATCTTCAATGCAGACTCTATAGTCCCGGGGTAAAAATCATTCCAAAACAAACACAGATTGTCCTCCCTGCTATCGATGATCGGCAGGTGCCTGTGATTGATTTTCGTGATACGCATTACAAAGTAACCTGGGACAAAGAATACATCGATTGGCATAAATTGAATCACGACGAGCAGGGCGGAAGGTCAGCCTGGGGATCCTGGGTACATACGTTTAATGACTTATTGCCTCCAGATATTTATTATCAGGATCATCCGGAGTATTTTGCTGAAGTGAGGGGCAAAAGAATCCCTACACAACCCTGTCTTTCTAATCCTGCTGTATTGGAGATTGTAAATCAAAACCTTCGAAAAAAGATCGCTGAGAATCCGGGCGCACAGTATTGGTCAGTCAGTCAAAACGATAACAGGGATTATTGCACCTGTGACCAATGTAGAAAAATAGATGAATCTCAGGGGTCTCCTTCCGGATCCATCATTCGGTTCGTGAATGAAGTTGCTGCGCAGTTTCCGGACAAGCTGATATCTACACTGGCTTATGAATATGGCAGACATGCACCTAAGACGCTGATTCCAGCAGAGAATGTCAATATTATGCTGTGCAGTATAGAAGCACTTAGGCATAAGCCCATAGCAGAAGACAGTGCAAGCATGGACTTTGTCAAAGACCTGGAGGACTGGGGGAGGATAGCCAAAGACATCATCATATGGGATTATGTCATACAGTTTCCTAATTTACTTGCACCTTTTCCCAACCTTCATGTGCTCCAGCCAAACATTCAGTTATTTGTAAAAAATGGAGTCAATGCCATGTTTGAACAGGGCAATCGCGAAGTGGGAGGCGAGTTTGCTGAGCTGAGAGCTTATTTGATATCAAAATTATTGTGGGACCCCAATTTGTCTGTAGATTCACTGATGGAGGATTTCTTGTATGGATATTATGGGGCTGCAGGCTCATCTATCAAAAAATATATAGTAGAGATGGAGACAGCTTTAAGACAATCAGGTAAACCTCTTCGCATCTTTGGAAGTCCTATAGAAGCGGATCAAAGCTATCTCACGCCAGACTTGCTTAAGCGGTATAATATTTTATTTGATGAAGCAGAAATGGCTGTAAAGGATAGTGCATCTCTGTTGGAGCGGGTCCGGATATCCAGGCTACCCATCCAATTTGCGATAATGGAACAAGCCAAAAAGAACTGGACCGGCGAGCAAGGTCTTTTTGTCAAACAGGATAATCAATGGGAAGTAAGGACCTCGATTCGAGCTATGATCGACCCATTTACTGACTTATGTATTCGTCAGGGCGTGACCCGGGTCAAAGAATGGAGTACATCGCCGGAAGAATACCGGGCTTCGATGTACAGACTGTTTTCAAAAGGTATGAATGAACATTTAGCCTTTGGCAAACCTGTGATAATATTAAGTCCGGACTCAAACGCGATTACCCCCGCTCAAAAAATGATGCTTACAGACGGCATCAGAGGTGGTCATGACTATGCTTATAATTGGATGACGACTCAGGGAAAGGATCTTGAGGTCATCATCGACCTGGAAGAAGTCAAATTGGTACATCGCATTGAATCAGCTTATTTTCAATATGCATTTTGGTTGAGAATACTACCTGTGAGGGTGGAGTACGCTACTTCTGCAGATGGGTTGACCTATGTATCGGCCGGTTCAATAGAAAACACCTTACCTATAGATCAATATGGAGGACAGCAAAGAGATTTTATCTCGGAGTTTGATACACGAAAGGCAAGGTATATAAAAATCAAAGCAGTGTCACTTGGCAATACGCCCGGTTGGCATCCGGGAGCAGGCAGACCAGCCAATATGTCTATTGATGAAATCGTCGTAGAATGA
- a CDS encoding alpha-hydroxy-acid oxidizing protein: protein MDYSALDRQKDIYLNGVAGNKPIIPTDYYSLEAAAKKILSTKAYAYLAGGAGLESTSQANQSAWEQFMITPRVLQSVTQRDLNITFLNQAYTVPFFLCPIGVLELAHPQADLDVARACATTGVPMMISSQASHPMEAIVKELRSTPWYFQLYVSKSDALVKSFVQRAEQAGALGIVITLDTTLLGWRNRDLNLGYLPFLQGKGIAQYTSDPIFNRLVDEYQDEKTATKINIQVIDHMLKLARKIPGDFKANLKGRALKSVRTFTQLYSRPDLNWDVLNQIRSYTSLPLILKGIQHPDDALKAHSSGMDALYVSNHGGRQVDGAISSLEALINIKNAVGDTIPILFDSGVRSGAHIMKALACGASMVGIGRPYTYALALKGRQGVETLIKNLAAELELNMALSGVNKATDLGPGLFQHRFGKV, encoded by the coding sequence ATGGATTACAGCGCTCTCGATAGGCAAAAAGATATCTACTTAAATGGAGTCGCTGGCAATAAACCAATCATTCCAACCGATTATTATTCCTTAGAAGCAGCAGCAAAAAAAATACTTTCTACCAAGGCTTATGCCTATTTGGCCGGAGGTGCCGGATTGGAATCCACTAGCCAGGCCAATCAATCTGCCTGGGAACAATTCATGATCACCCCGAGGGTGCTCCAAAGCGTCACACAACGGGATCTCAACATCACCTTCTTAAATCAAGCCTATACCGTGCCCTTTTTTTTGTGCCCAATCGGGGTGTTAGAACTGGCTCATCCTCAAGCTGATCTGGATGTCGCCAGGGCTTGTGCAACTACAGGTGTCCCGATGATGATCTCCAGCCAGGCCTCCCATCCAATGGAGGCCATAGTTAAAGAACTGCGGAGCACCCCCTGGTACTTTCAACTGTATGTGAGTAAATCTGATGCTTTGGTCAAAAGTTTTGTACAAAGAGCAGAGCAAGCCGGTGCACTTGGCATAGTAATCACACTTGATACCACCTTGCTGGGTTGGAGAAACCGAGATCTGAACCTAGGCTACCTACCTTTTCTGCAAGGCAAAGGAATAGCTCAGTATACCAGCGATCCGATCTTCAACCGGCTGGTAGATGAATACCAGGACGAAAAAACTGCTACCAAAATTAATATTCAAGTCATAGACCATATGTTGAAACTGGCACGCAAAATACCCGGTGATTTCAAAGCCAATTTAAAGGGCCGGGCACTCAAGTCAGTTCGTACCTTCACTCAGTTATATTCTCGACCAGATCTAAATTGGGATGTCCTCAACCAGATAAGATCATATACATCACTCCCACTCATACTCAAAGGGATCCAACACCCTGACGATGCCCTCAAGGCCCATTCATCCGGTATGGATGCCCTCTATGTCTCTAACCATGGCGGAAGGCAAGTCGATGGCGCTATAAGCTCATTGGAAGCATTGATAAATATCAAAAATGCTGTAGGTGACACTATCCCCATACTATTCGATAGTGGTGTAAGAAGTGGCGCTCATATCATGAAAGCCCTGGCTTGTGGAGCTTCGATGGTAGGCATAGGGAGACCATACACCTACGCACTTGCTTTGAAGGGAAGGCAAGGCGTTGAAACATTGATAAAAAACCTGGCAGCAGAACTCGAATTAAATATGGCCTTGTCTGGCGTCAATAAAGCAACCGACTTAGGCCCAGGATTATTTCAACACAGGTTCGGTAAGGTTTAG
- a CDS encoding NUDIX domain-containing protein, whose protein sequence is MNIEAQKYKIWVNKAWIVWMKPDEFKSFKFSKVSVYILLQDPGSDMIKSYLDQLLAGTLHHQVVIVTKKIKQSWDTLLQRYPLILAAGGMVRRKKDHKHLFIYRRGWWDLPKGKLDDGENFRRAAVREVREEVGLDTIILKRMQDTYHAYIEKDKKVIKRTAWYLMECAEDKVELQAEEDITQKKWVGESGLPSMSKKIYPNLINIILEAGKN, encoded by the coding sequence ATGAATATTGAAGCACAAAAATATAAAATATGGGTTAATAAGGCTTGGATCGTTTGGATGAAACCTGACGAGTTTAAATCTTTTAAGTTTTCGAAGGTGTCGGTCTACATCCTGCTCCAGGATCCTGGCTCTGATATGATCAAATCTTACCTTGATCAGCTTTTGGCAGGCACCTTACATCACCAGGTAGTCATTGTGACTAAAAAGATAAAGCAGTCCTGGGATACTTTGTTGCAACGCTATCCTTTGATCCTGGCAGCAGGAGGTATGGTCAGGAGGAAGAAGGACCACAAGCACCTTTTTATATACAGGAGAGGCTGGTGGGACCTTCCCAAGGGCAAATTGGACGATGGTGAAAATTTCAGGCGAGCTGCAGTACGCGAAGTCAGGGAAGAGGTTGGGTTGGATACCATTATTTTAAAAAGGATGCAAGATACCTACCATGCTTATATAGAAAAGGACAAGAAGGTAATTAAAAGAACAGCCTGGTACCTGATGGAATGTGCTGAAGATAAAGTCGAGCTTCAAGCTGAAGAAGATATCACTCAGAAAAAATGGGTTGGAGAAAGCGGATTACCGTCGATGAGTAAAAAGATATACCCCAATTTAATTAACATTATCCTTGAGGCCGGGAAAAATTAA
- a CDS encoding phosphoribosylaminoimidazolesuccinocarboxamide synthase, giving the protein MTAIGHTDFHFAPEQKVYRGKVREVYTVGEHLVSIASDRISAFDHILPSLIPYKGQVLNQVAAYFLQATQDIVPNWLEAVPHPNVSIGKKCSPVKLEFVVRGYLAGHAWREYKSGARWLCGVPMAEGLRESDPFPAPIITPSTKAEVGHDEDISKEDAIRLELCSAAEWDIMAGYALALFARGSEMARQQGLILVDTKYEFGRYGDQILLIDEVHTPDSSRYYYLDGYEQRQALGQHQKQLSKEFVREWLMEHGFQGKEGQLMPAMPDTFVEDISNRYIELYEKVTGRTFIPQESDHPLKDMEEAVSEYLKSIQ; this is encoded by the coding sequence ATGACTGCTATAGGCCATACTGATTTTCATTTTGCACCTGAACAAAAAGTATACAGAGGCAAAGTAAGGGAAGTCTATACCGTCGGCGAGCATCTGGTATCTATTGCCAGCGACCGTATCTCAGCTTTTGATCATATTCTACCCAGTCTGATCCCTTACAAAGGACAGGTGCTCAATCAGGTAGCTGCTTATTTTCTACAGGCTACGCAGGATATCGTACCCAACTGGTTGGAAGCAGTACCCCACCCTAATGTATCCATAGGCAAAAAATGCTCGCCGGTGAAACTCGAGTTTGTCGTGAGAGGATATTTGGCTGGTCATGCCTGGCGAGAATACAAAAGTGGAGCAAGATGGCTTTGTGGTGTCCCTATGGCCGAAGGGTTGCGCGAATCTGACCCTTTCCCTGCTCCCATCATCACTCCAAGTACAAAAGCAGAGGTAGGGCATGACGAAGACATCTCCAAAGAGGATGCTATCCGGTTGGAGCTTTGCTCTGCCGCAGAATGGGATATCATGGCCGGATATGCTCTTGCTTTATTTGCCCGAGGTTCGGAGATGGCCAGGCAGCAAGGCCTGATCCTGGTTGATACCAAATACGAGTTTGGCCGGTATGGTGATCAGATCTTATTGATTGACGAAGTACATACTCCTGACAGCTCCAGGTACTATTATCTGGATGGCTACGAACAACGCCAGGCATTGGGCCAACATCAAAAACAATTATCCAAAGAATTTGTCCGAGAATGGTTGATGGAGCATGGCTTTCAGGGGAAAGAAGGCCAGCTGATGCCCGCGATGCCGGATACATTTGTTGAGGATATCTCCAATCGATATATCGAACTGTATGAGAAAGTCACAGGCAGGACATTTATTCCCCAGGAGTCTGATCATCCGCTGAAGGATATGGAAGAGGCGGTGTCTGAATATTTGAAAAGTATCCAGTAG
- a CDS encoding serine hydrolase: protein MQIEKYWLLALVIACFTYESACKKASPQKSSPPVLESRAKMLKRADSMELATNYTAPSFDTMAYYASGYAKIMCSAVFVSKLDPLFAAYNVGGFVSPFESRSLMGTPIIDTVLKTVTITLPNGERRMAKYLGDHCQGCVSLPVGSNMVFYKPQKILPLIPDGENIDWPMGEKITESISPGINQLKINQALDAAFEGAGMTAAFVVTHKGKLIAERYGESINKNTPLESWSMGKSLTATLLGILIHQGYYALDQAAPIPEWQSPGDDRAKIKIEDILHMSSGLRFRAPQDPDFDASLGYPDHLYVYTGAINSFEWAATRPQQWPPNKVGRYRNSDPVLANYLIRLAVEKKGEDYHSFPQRALFDKLGIRTMVMEADPYGNFLTQGYELASARDWARLGNLYLQKGNWNGENILDEAFIKFVSTLAEPWVQDGRPIYGGFFWINGDESRPIPKDSYMMLGAGGQSVTIIPSHDLVIVRMGHYKGAEAGTKSLNNAYKLILEAVPAKNVQ, encoded by the coding sequence ATGCAAATTGAAAAATATTGGCTCCTCGCTCTGGTAATTGCTTGCTTTACATATGAGTCTGCTTGTAAAAAAGCATCTCCTCAAAAAAGCTCACCTCCAGTATTGGAATCTAGGGCTAAAATGCTCAAGAGGGCTGATTCAATGGAGTTGGCTACGAATTACACAGCTCCAAGTTTTGACACCATGGCTTATTACGCTTCTGGTTATGCGAAAATCATGTGCTCAGCTGTCTTTGTGTCAAAACTAGATCCTCTATTTGCGGCTTATAATGTGGGAGGATTTGTATCACCGTTTGAAAGCCGATCACTTATGGGAACACCTATCATTGATACCGTATTAAAAACCGTAACGATTACTTTGCCCAATGGCGAACGCAGAATGGCAAAGTATCTTGGTGATCATTGTCAGGGATGTGTAAGTCTACCAGTTGGAAGCAATATGGTGTTTTATAAACCTCAAAAAATCTTGCCCTTAATTCCGGATGGGGAAAACATAGATTGGCCCATGGGAGAAAAAATAACTGAATCTATTTCGCCAGGTATCAATCAACTCAAAATCAATCAAGCATTGGATGCTGCCTTTGAAGGAGCCGGAATGACTGCAGCATTCGTGGTCACCCATAAAGGAAAATTGATCGCAGAAAGATATGGTGAATCAATTAATAAAAATACACCGCTGGAAAGTTGGTCCATGGGGAAAAGTCTTACGGCGACCTTATTAGGAATATTAATTCATCAGGGATATTATGCCTTAGATCAAGCCGCTCCCATCCCGGAATGGCAAAGCCCGGGAGATGATAGAGCAAAAATTAAAATTGAAGATATCCTGCATATGTCGAGTGGACTGCGGTTCAGAGCTCCTCAGGATCCTGATTTTGATGCAAGTCTTGGATATCCCGATCATTTATATGTATACACCGGAGCCATCAATTCTTTTGAATGGGCAGCGACGAGACCTCAACAATGGCCTCCAAATAAAGTCGGCAGATATAGAAATTCTGATCCGGTATTGGCAAATTATTTAATCAGGCTTGCTGTAGAAAAAAAAGGAGAGGACTACCATAGTTTTCCCCAGCGCGCTTTATTTGATAAACTCGGAATTAGAACTATGGTCATGGAAGCTGACCCCTACGGAAACTTTTTAACACAAGGATACGAGCTTGCTTCGGCCAGGGATTGGGCGAGACTGGGCAACCTCTATTTACAAAAAGGGAATTGGAATGGTGAAAACATCCTGGATGAGGCTTTTATAAAATTCGTAAGCACTTTGGCGGAGCCATGGGTGCAAGACGGGCGACCTATTTATGGAGGTTTCTTTTGGATCAATGGTGATGAAAGTCGGCCCATACCTAAAGATTCCTACATGATGCTGGGTGCAGGTGGTCAATCTGTTACTATCATTCCATCCCATGACCTCGTTATAGTCCGGATGGGCCATTATAAAGGTGCCGAGGCAGGTACCAAATCTTTAAATAATGCTTATAAATTAATCCTAGAAGCGGTACCGGCAAAGAATGTGCAGTAG
- a CDS encoding M42 family metallopeptidase, producing the protein MSITSEQFLKKYIDNPSPTGYEAKGQQIWLDYIKPYVDSWDIDDYGTAYAIINPGQEYKVVIEAHADEISWFVNYITDNGLIHVIRNGGSDHQIAPGKRVNIHTDTGIVRGIFGWPAIHTRSNTSEDPKSTIENLFVDLGAKDKEEVGKMGVHVGCVMTYEDDFFILNENYYVGRALDNRLGGYCIAEVAKRIKANNIKLPYSLYIVNAVQEEIGLRGAEMIAHRIQPNAAIIIDVTHDTSTPHMNKKKDGDIKCGDGPAVTHAPAVHHKLLRLVTDVATEKSIPFQRQASSRSTGTDTDAFAYSSHGVPSVLISIPLRYMHTTVEMSHKKDVENVIQLILESLQKIEVNHNWKYF; encoded by the coding sequence ATGTCAATCACATCAGAACAATTTTTAAAAAAATATATCGATAATCCTTCTCCCACAGGCTACGAAGCCAAAGGCCAACAAATATGGTTGGATTATATCAAGCCCTACGTGGACTCCTGGGATATCGACGATTATGGCACTGCCTATGCCATTATCAATCCGGGGCAGGAATACAAGGTGGTGATCGAAGCGCATGCTGATGAGATCTCCTGGTTTGTCAATTATATCACGGACAATGGGTTGATTCATGTCATACGCAATGGAGGCTCGGATCATCAGATCGCCCCGGGCAAACGGGTCAATATCCATACAGATACGGGTATCGTAAGAGGGATCTTTGGCTGGCCCGCCATTCATACTCGCTCCAATACCAGTGAGGATCCTAAGTCTACCATTGAAAATCTTTTTGTGGACCTGGGAGCCAAAGACAAGGAAGAAGTAGGTAAAATGGGTGTCCATGTGGGTTGTGTCATGACCTATGAAGATGACTTTTTTATCCTTAACGAAAACTACTATGTCGGACGGGCACTCGACAATAGATTAGGAGGCTATTGTATCGCCGAAGTGGCTAAACGGATCAAAGCCAATAATATCAAGCTGCCCTATTCCTTATACATCGTCAATGCGGTCCAGGAAGAAATCGGTCTCCGGGGTGCAGAGATGATCGCCCATCGCATCCAACCCAATGCCGCCATCATCATCGATGTGACTCACGATACCAGTACCCCACATATGAATAAGAAAAAAGATGGTGATATCAAGTGTGGTGACGGGCCCGCTGTGACACATGCTCCGGCAGTGCATCACAAATTATTGCGATTGGTCACTGATGTTGCCACTGAAAAATCCATCCCTTTTCAACGGCAAGCATCTTCCAGGTCAACCGGTACAGACACTGATGCCTTTGCTTATTCCTCACATGGGGTGCCTTCGGTACTGATCTCTATTCCCTTAAGGTATATGCATACTACGGTAGAGATGTCTCATAAAAAGGATGTGGAAAACGTAATCCAGCTAATATTGGAAAGTCTCCAGAAAATAGAGGTCAATCATAACTGGAAGTATTTTTAA
- a CDS encoding N-acetylmuramoyl-L-alanine amidase, protein MNQIRLFFKISLSLIIIWSIASCTQKNTRAAAIKNLKIIDKPIVWDTLRKRLSLEYIHERHGLTNVRAPFITPSMIVVHWTAIPTLNASFNTFKPAVLEGREDLQNASKLNVGIQFLVDRNGTIYRLLPETAFARHVIGLNHCAIGIENVGDGDQNKLTEAQFTANVKLIQYLHYKYPIRYVIGHMDYTKFRNHPLWKETDPNYLTEKSDPGDDWMNRLYKAFPQAGVYGVSRFPKVE, encoded by the coding sequence ATGAACCAGATTCGCTTATTTTTTAAAATCTCCCTGTCCCTGATTATTATATGGAGTATAGCAAGCTGTACTCAAAAAAATACAAGGGCTGCTGCAATAAAAAATCTAAAAATCATCGATAAACCCATCGTGTGGGATACGTTGAGAAAAAGATTGTCGCTTGAATATATACATGAAAGACATGGGCTGACCAATGTGAGAGCTCCATTCATCACCCCCTCTATGATTGTTGTACACTGGACTGCTATACCGACGCTGAATGCCAGTTTTAACACCTTTAAACCGGCAGTACTCGAGGGACGGGAGGATCTGCAAAATGCAAGCAAACTCAATGTAGGGATCCAGTTTTTGGTGGACAGAAATGGCACCATCTACCGATTGCTCCCTGAAACCGCTTTTGCCAGGCATGTGATAGGTCTCAATCATTGCGCCATAGGCATAGAAAATGTAGGAGACGGAGATCAAAACAAACTCACGGAGGCGCAATTTACTGCAAATGTAAAATTGATCCAGTACTTGCACTATAAATATCCTATCCGGTATGTCATAGGCCATATGGACTATACGAAGTTTAGAAATCATCCACTCTGGAAAGAAACCGATCCAAATTATTTGACAGAGAAATCCGATCCGGGTGATGATTGGATGAATCGATTGTATAAAGCTTTTCCGCAGGCGGGCGTGTACGGAGTGTCCAGGTTTCCGAAAGTGGAGTGA
- a CDS encoding orotate phosphoribosyltransferase, producing MTSEIIARELLQIKAIKLSPQKPFTWSSGLKSPIYCDNRTVLSYPVIRTRVIEAFVENARRFSPFDVIAGVATAGIPHAALIADQLELPLIYVRSEAKKHGLGNQIEGQYETGQRVLVIEDLLSTGGSSLKAVEALRATGLEVAGVMAIFSYGFDTCVQAFKAADCKYYTLTDYATLIKYAIESRMITDEEYQILKTWNHDPAAWSAAHVQ from the coding sequence ATGACCTCCGAAATAATCGCTCGCGAATTGTTGCAAATAAAAGCAATAAAACTAAGTCCACAAAAACCATTCACCTGGTCGTCAGGCCTGAAGTCTCCCATTTATTGTGATAATCGGACAGTTTTATCGTATCCAGTCATCAGGACGAGGGTCATCGAAGCTTTTGTAGAAAATGCCCGTAGGTTCTCCCCATTTGATGTCATAGCCGGGGTAGCGACGGCAGGTATCCCTCATGCGGCTTTAATCGCTGATCAATTGGAGCTGCCACTGATTTATGTTCGATCTGAGGCTAAAAAGCACGGCTTAGGCAATCAGATAGAAGGTCAATACGAAACTGGACAGCGAGTCCTGGTCATTGAGGATCTGCTTTCAACCGGTGGCAGCAGCCTTAAAGCAGTAGAAGCACTCAGAGCCACCGGACTTGAGGTCGCCGGAGTAATGGCTATCTTTTCTTACGGTTTTGACACCTGCGTTCAGGCTTTTAAAGCAGCTGATTGCAAATATTATACCCTGACTGATTATGCTACTTTGATCAAGTATGCCATCGAATCCAGGATGATCACCGATGAGGAATACCAAATTTTAAAAACCTGGAATCATGACCCTGCAGCATGGTCTGCAGCTCACGTGCAATAA